The Mucilaginibacter mallensis genome has a segment encoding these proteins:
- a CDS encoding glycoside hydrolase family 43 protein, with amino-acid sequence MAVKRDMIMNYLTTGRYVVIAFFLLLLPFGLTAQARKVSDVWVADNGNGTYKNPVLNADYSDPDAIRVGDDYYLVSSSFNCMPGLPVLHSKDLVNWAVINYALKKQEPATLYDIPQHGKGVWAPCIRYHNNEFYIYYPDPDYGIYMIKTKDVAGEWSKPILVLPGKGIIDPAPFWDDNGKAYLAVAWAASRAFVNSLITLFTMNIEGTKVTDEGRNVYDGHDANPTIEGPKLYKRNGYYYIFSPAGGVSAGWQLALRSKEIYGPYEARVVMDQGKTNINGPHQGAWVETQTGESWFLHFQDKGPYGRVVHLEPMKWVNNWPVIGNDPDGDGKGEPVAVYKKPDVGKTYSINTPAESDEFNDSQPGLQWQWQANPKVQWAAEIPASGHLRLFAFPYEKDSPNLWNVPNLLLQKLPAPDFTATTKVNLKIEWEVWQSKKAGLLMMGNDYAYLSISKDDKGYKVSQVICKKAADGTTEDVVEEKRINGAEVYLRVAVKGPGAVCHFSYSEDGKSFKPIGSEFYAQPDKWIGAKVGMFCVSSPDVRIGGYADFDWFRVQNINHD; translated from the coding sequence ATGGCTGTTAAAAGAGATATGATCATGAATTATTTAACGACCGGGCGGTATGTGGTCATTGCTTTTTTCCTGCTGTTATTGCCGTTTGGTCTCACCGCACAGGCGCGAAAGGTGTCCGATGTATGGGTGGCGGATAATGGCAACGGGACCTATAAAAATCCGGTTTTGAATGCCGATTATTCCGACCCTGATGCCATAAGGGTAGGAGACGATTATTACCTGGTATCCTCCAGTTTTAATTGTATGCCGGGATTGCCTGTTTTGCATTCTAAGGATTTGGTTAACTGGGCGGTCATTAATTATGCTTTAAAAAAGCAGGAGCCTGCTACGCTCTATGATATTCCTCAGCATGGTAAAGGAGTTTGGGCACCTTGCATCCGGTATCATAATAACGAGTTTTATATTTATTATCCCGACCCGGACTATGGTATCTATATGATCAAAACAAAGGATGTGGCGGGCGAGTGGTCAAAGCCCATATTGGTATTGCCCGGTAAAGGTATTATCGATCCCGCACCATTTTGGGATGATAATGGGAAGGCTTACCTGGCAGTAGCCTGGGCTGCCAGCCGCGCATTCGTAAACAGCCTGATCACACTTTTTACTATGAACATCGAGGGCACAAAGGTTACAGATGAAGGCAGAAATGTTTACGATGGGCACGATGCTAACCCTACCATTGAAGGCCCTAAATTGTATAAGCGCAATGGCTATTATTATATTTTTTCTCCGGCGGGTGGTGTTAGTGCCGGTTGGCAGCTGGCCCTGCGTTCAAAGGAAATATATGGCCCGTATGAAGCCAGGGTGGTGATGGATCAGGGCAAAACAAATATCAACGGGCCGCACCAGGGCGCATGGGTTGAAACGCAAACCGGTGAATCATGGTTTCTGCACTTTCAGGATAAAGGCCCTTATGGCCGTGTGGTGCATTTAGAGCCCATGAAATGGGTGAATAACTGGCCCGTTATTGGCAATGATCCGGATGGTGATGGTAAAGGCGAACCCGTAGCTGTTTACAAAAAACCGGATGTAGGTAAAACTTATTCTATAAATACCCCTGCAGAGAGTGATGAATTTAATGATAGCCAGCCAGGCCTGCAATGGCAGTGGCAAGCTAACCCAAAAGTGCAATGGGCCGCGGAGATACCGGCCAGTGGGCATTTGAGGCTGTTTGCATTTCCATACGAGAAAGACAGTCCTAATTTATGGAACGTGCCAAACCTGTTGCTTCAAAAGTTACCTGCCCCCGATTTTACGGCAACTACAAAGGTTAATTTAAAAATAGAATGGGAAGTATGGCAAAGTAAAAAGGCAGGTTTACTCATGATGGGTAACGACTATGCTTACCTATCCATATCAAAGGACGATAAAGGCTATAAGGTTAGCCAGGTGATATGCAAAAAAGCGGCCGATGGAACTACCGAAGATGTGGTGGAAGAAAAAAGAATTAACGGTGCAGAGGTCTATTTGCGTGTAGCCGTAAAAGGGCCCGGCGCAGTCTGTCATTTCAGCTACAGTGAGGACGGCAAGAGCTTTAAGCCCATAGGCAGCGAGTTTTATGCGCAGCCTGATAAATGGATCGGTGCCAAAGTAGGCATGTTTTGTGTAAGCAGCCCGGATGTCCGTATCGGTGGCTATGCAGATTTTGACTGGTTCAGGGTGCAAAATATCAACCATGATTAA
- a CDS encoding serine hydrolase domain-containing protein produces MRLRVTGFLLAVSFIFAMPKGRAQQAVKKGYDFSALDNKISAWVDSGYYKGASIIIVENNQLIHQKYFGNYTPETIAYIASAGKWLAAATIAAVVDEGKLSWDDPVKKWIPEISGSKGDATLRQLLSHTAGYPDYQPKGNPTDNYQTLKESVDHIIPLPADTLPGTKFKYGGLAMQVAGRMAELATGKDWETIFQEKIARPLNMSLTHFTPVSDVGGQSPMLGGGARSSLQDYANFLNMISNDGVFNGRRILSAKAIREMQADQVKDAKVNPGEFVEKVRKTHRTDIYGLGEWREEIDSAGNAVLISSPSWAGAYPWIDKQHHVYGFFLARVDMMKNGFNPFLSSPVLPVLVRNIIEKK; encoded by the coding sequence ATGAGGTTGAGGGTTACAGGTTTTCTGCTGGCTGTCAGCTTCATTTTTGCAATGCCGAAAGGCAGGGCACAGCAAGCGGTAAAAAAAGGCTATGATTTTTCTGCTTTGGATAATAAAATATCAGCCTGGGTTGATAGTGGTTACTACAAAGGTGCATCTATTATCATAGTCGAAAACAACCAGCTGATCCATCAAAAATACTTCGGTAACTATACGCCCGAAACAATAGCCTATATCGCTTCAGCCGGAAAATGGCTGGCCGCCGCTACTATTGCCGCAGTGGTTGACGAAGGCAAGCTATCATGGGATGATCCGGTAAAAAAATGGATCCCCGAAATTAGCGGCAGCAAAGGCGATGCCACCTTGCGGCAATTGCTATCGCATACGGCCGGTTATCCTGATTATCAGCCTAAAGGCAACCCTACAGATAACTATCAAACGCTAAAAGAATCCGTAGATCATATCATCCCCTTGCCAGCTGATACTCTGCCCGGCACAAAATTTAAATATGGCGGCCTTGCCATGCAGGTAGCCGGTCGCATGGCCGAACTGGCAACTGGCAAGGATTGGGAAACCATATTCCAGGAAAAAATTGCCCGGCCTTTAAACATGAGCCTCACCCATTTTACACCTGTGAGCGATGTGGGAGGTCAAAGCCCAATGTTAGGCGGCGGTGCCCGGAGCAGTTTACAGGATTATGCTAATTTCCTAAATATGATCAGTAACGATGGTGTATTCAACGGCAGGCGCATCCTGTCTGCAAAAGCCATCAGGGAAATGCAGGCCGACCAGGTAAAAGATGCCAAAGTAAACCCCGGTGAGTTTGTAGAGAAAGTCCGAAAAACCCATCGTACAGATATTTACGGCTTAGGGGAATGGCGTGAAGAGATTGACAGTGCAGGAAATGCGGTGCTGATCAGTAGCCCCAGCTGGGCTGGTGCTTATCCGTGGATAGACAAGCAGCACCATGTTTACGGCTTTTTCCTGGCGCGGGTGGACATGATGAAAAACGGCTTCAACCCTTTTTTGAGCAGTCCTGTACTGCCTGTGCTGGTTAGGAACATAATTGAAAAAAAATAA
- the fucP gene encoding L-fucose:H+ symporter permease, translating into MTNKPAFTEKRFIVTFIFVTSLFLMWGVLHSMSDVLNKHFQNVLNLSKSKSGYIQMSVFGAYFIMSIPAGYFLKKFGYKAGVLMGLLLFAGGIFLFVPAANAFSFSFFRIALFIMGCGMATLETVAHPFAAALGDQRRSDQRINFAQTFNAVGTMIGPAIGSMFLLSTDNVHSTDLTSVKTLYVAIGCVILLIAVVFVFLKIPALTDPHVDTATIDAAAINVDVDPARKLYQHKHFIWACAAQFFNVAAQAGTWAYFINYGVDVMHFSSEKAGYLMIVFMGMMVLGRIVGTSLMTYIAPNKLLASFACGSILMCLIVAQGWGWSSYIALMMINFFFSIMFPTIFSLGLKNLGEHTKQASSFISMGVVGGAFFPLIMGQIANHNVAQAYYLPVICYLVIFLFAYRFYKVKY; encoded by the coding sequence ATGACAAACAAACCGGCCTTTACCGAGAAGAGATTTATTGTAACCTTCATTTTTGTGACCTCGCTTTTTTTAATGTGGGGCGTATTACACTCCATGAGTGATGTGCTCAACAAACATTTTCAAAATGTGCTGAACCTTTCAAAATCTAAATCCGGATATATTCAGATGTCCGTTTTTGGAGCTTATTTTATTATGAGTATCCCGGCAGGCTATTTTTTAAAGAAGTTTGGTTATAAAGCCGGTGTTTTAATGGGGTTGCTGCTATTTGCTGGTGGTATATTTCTGTTTGTACCGGCTGCAAACGCATTCTCCTTTAGTTTTTTCAGGATAGCCTTATTTATTATGGGTTGCGGAATGGCAACGTTGGAAACGGTTGCACACCCTTTTGCAGCAGCTTTAGGCGATCAGCGCCGAAGCGACCAGCGTATCAATTTTGCGCAAACATTTAATGCAGTAGGCACAATGATCGGTCCGGCTATAGGCTCCATGTTCCTGTTAAGCACGGATAACGTACACTCAACTGATCTCACTTCGGTAAAAACATTATATGTGGCCATAGGCTGTGTAATCCTGCTTATCGCAGTTGTATTTGTGTTTTTAAAAATACCGGCTCTAACAGATCCGCATGTTGACACAGCTACTATCGACGCGGCAGCCATCAATGTAGATGTTGATCCCGCCAGGAAACTGTATCAGCATAAGCATTTTATATGGGCCTGTGCTGCACAGTTCTTTAACGTAGCGGCGCAAGCAGGTACCTGGGCTTATTTTATTAATTACGGCGTTGATGTCATGCATTTTAGCAGTGAGAAGGCAGGTTATCTGATGATCGTTTTTATGGGTATGATGGTGCTTGGGCGTATCGTAGGTACTTCATTGATGACCTATATCGCGCCAAATAAATTATTGGCATCGTTTGCCTGTGGTAGTATATTGATGTGTCTTATTGTCGCCCAGGGATGGGGGTGGTCTTCTTATATCGCGCTGATGATGATCAACTTTTTCTTCAGTATCATGTTCCCGACCATTTTTAGCCTCGGATTGAAGAACCTGGGAGAACATACGAAGCAGGCATCCTCATTCATATCTATGGGCGTAGTCGGCGGTGCATTTTTCCCGCTGATCATGGGGCAGATTGCTAATCATAACGTTGCCCAGGCATATTACCTGCCGGTGATTTGCTACCTGGTTATCTTTCTTTTTGCATACCGGTTCTATAAAGTGAAATACTGA
- a CDS encoding glycoside hydrolase family 88 protein, which yields MRNLVIKASVLSILLLTLQTAYAQFKPAEAIKYCAVQAEKTLAAAPADTLNNLPRSINHDKTSWHYVNYNDWCSGFWPGILWNLYEATHDEKWKIAADKYTRELAPLAVHSGFDHDLGFMVFNSFGNGYRLTKDPAYKAVILKSADSLATLFNPKVGTILSWPSQVKKMGWPHNTIIDNMINLELLFWASKNGGGQRLYDIAVKHAETTMQNHFRPDYSAYHVVVYDTVTGKKIKGVTHQGYADNSMWARGQSWAIYGFTMCYRETKKPDFLDFAQKVADVYLRRLPADHIPYWDFDDPAIPNAPRDASAAAVTASALLELSGFVTDKVKAEYYRKQAIEMLAVLSSPQYQGGNVNSAFLLHSTGHHPAGSEIDASIIYADYYYLEALLRLKNLKY from the coding sequence ATGAGGAATCTAGTCATAAAAGCATCCGTCTTAAGCATCTTATTACTCACTTTGCAAACTGCTTATGCCCAGTTTAAACCCGCAGAGGCAATAAAGTACTGTGCTGTGCAGGCGGAGAAGACCCTGGCTGCCGCTCCCGCTGATACGCTGAATAACCTTCCGCGCAGCATCAATCATGATAAAACTAGTTGGCATTATGTAAATTATAACGATTGGTGCAGCGGTTTCTGGCCGGGTATTTTATGGAATTTATATGAAGCCACACACGATGAAAAATGGAAAATAGCAGCGGATAAATATACAAGGGAGCTGGCCCCGCTTGCTGTACACAGCGGGTTCGACCATGACCTGGGCTTTATGGTATTCAACAGTTTTGGGAATGGCTATCGCCTTACAAAAGATCCCGCGTACAAGGCAGTAATACTAAAATCGGCCGACTCACTGGCTACGCTCTTTAATCCAAAAGTAGGTACCATATTGTCGTGGCCCTCACAGGTGAAAAAGATGGGCTGGCCGCATAACACCATTATTGATAATATGATCAACCTGGAACTGTTGTTTTGGGCTTCCAAAAATGGCGGCGGGCAGCGACTGTATGATATTGCCGTAAAACATGCTGAAACCACCATGCAAAATCATTTCAGGCCCGATTATTCCGCCTATCATGTGGTAGTATATGATACAGTAACCGGGAAAAAGATCAAAGGCGTTACCCATCAGGGGTATGCTGATAACTCTATGTGGGCCCGTGGGCAATCATGGGCCATCTATGGTTTTACCATGTGTTACCGGGAAACTAAAAAGCCTGATTTCCTGGATTTTGCACAAAAGGTAGCCGATGTTTACCTGCGCCGCCTGCCTGCCGATCATATACCTTATTGGGATTTTGATGATCCGGCAATACCAAACGCCCCCCGTGATGCGTCGGCAGCTGCGGTAACGGCATCGGCATTATTAGAGCTGTCGGGCTTTGTAACTGATAAGGTAAAAGCGGAGTATTACCGTAAACAAGCCATTGAAATGCTTGCCGTTTTATCATCACCGCAATACCAGGGTGGTAATGTGAACAGCGCATTCTTATTACATTCAACCGGCCACCATCCGGCAGGCAGTGAGATAGATGCTTCTATTATTTACGCCGATTATTATTACCTTGAAGCCTTACTCCGCCTTAAAAACCTAAAATATTAA
- a CDS encoding DUF4350 domain-containing protein, producing MKKLITAIIILLVFNMTAKAQSKLVTLDSYFNDEHRMDAVGALESYHYKWEETDNNGFSILADVFKKHGAALTTLYTAPTAENLKKTAIYIIVDPDTKKESPNPKYIFPDNVQVISEWVKNGGVLLLMANDSANVELPHFNTLAKKFGMHFTDDLISHVINDQHFEDGAIPTENHPIFKTSTKLFMKDACAITVSGPAKAELWSGKSIIMASATYGKGVVLAVGDPWLYNEYVNGRLPAGFTNDKGADDLVVWLLSKAADKK from the coding sequence TTGAAAAAATTAATAACAGCAATCATTATTTTACTGGTTTTTAATATGACGGCTAAAGCGCAGTCGAAACTGGTAACACTCGACTCCTATTTTAACGATGAACATCGGATGGACGCCGTCGGCGCATTGGAGTCCTATCATTATAAATGGGAAGAAACAGATAACAATGGCTTTTCCATTTTGGCGGATGTTTTTAAAAAGCATGGTGCGGCATTAACAACGTTATATACTGCTCCCACAGCTGAAAATCTTAAAAAAACAGCCATATACATTATTGTGGATCCGGATACCAAAAAGGAAAGCCCTAATCCAAAGTATATATTTCCCGATAATGTACAGGTCATCAGTGAATGGGTGAAAAATGGCGGTGTGCTGCTCCTGATGGCTAACGATAGTGCCAACGTAGAACTCCCTCATTTTAATACGCTGGCCAAAAAGTTCGGGATGCATTTTACCGACGATCTGATCAGCCACGTGATCAATGATCAGCATTTTGAAGATGGCGCCATACCAACAGAAAATCATCCCATATTTAAAACTTCCACCAAACTTTTTATGAAGGATGCCTGCGCGATTACCGTAAGCGGCCCTGCCAAAGCTGAGCTATGGTCGGGCAAATCAATTATTATGGCAAGTGCTACTTATGGTAAGGGAGTAGTATTGGCCGTGGGCGATCCGTGGCTATATAACGAATATGTTAACGGACGTTTACCTGCCGGGTTTACCAATGATAAAGGAGCTGATGACCTGGTTGTATGGCTATTAAGCAAGGCTGCAGATAAAAAATAA
- a CDS encoding alginate lyase family protein, giving the protein MNTISRSERFLKDKHTRIALYVMLLLLMNCCANQLQAQVLKLDSPASYHPQPFVHPGLLHTAKDLQRIREMVAKDIEPWKSGFAVFKASPYSSADWVPHPAEHVERSLLAGAGKNIGDLEKDVCAAYQNALMWAITGDDAHAKKAIEILNAWSATLKVFDGTDVELGAGLCGFKMTSAAEIMRTYPGWAPADTKRCQDMFMRVFYPPIQYFALWAHGNWDLACMKEMMAIGVFCDDHALFNKAVDFFYKGPGNGSLPHYIINETGQVQESGRDQAHTQLGIGHLSEMCEIGWSQGMDMYGANNNRLLKGFEYAAKYNLGEDVPFQPYTDISGRFPATHISDNGRGKLRSIYEMVLNHYKYRAKLPAGEYKYTQMAADKLRPEGAGFNADNPGYGTLLFSLQAN; this is encoded by the coding sequence ATGAACACTATATCCCGATCTGAACGATTTTTAAAAGATAAGCATACCCGGATAGCTTTATATGTTATGCTATTGCTGCTGATGAACTGTTGTGCTAATCAATTGCAGGCGCAGGTGCTTAAATTGGATAGTCCCGCTTCCTATCACCCGCAACCTTTCGTACATCCAGGGCTCTTGCATACGGCAAAGGACCTGCAAAGAATAAGGGAAATGGTGGCAAAAGATATAGAACCCTGGAAAAGCGGCTTTGCCGTATTTAAGGCGAGCCCTTATTCAAGCGCGGATTGGGTTCCTCATCCTGCGGAACATGTGGAACGGAGCTTGCTCGCGGGAGCTGGCAAAAACATAGGCGACCTGGAAAAAGATGTGTGCGCTGCTTATCAGAATGCATTAATGTGGGCCATAACAGGGGATGATGCCCACGCGAAAAAAGCCATAGAAATACTAAATGCCTGGTCGGCAACCCTCAAGGTTTTTGACGGTACGGACGTAGAGCTTGGGGCGGGGCTGTGCGGATTTAAAATGACCAGCGCCGCCGAAATTATGCGTACTTATCCCGGATGGGCACCCGCTGATACTAAACGATGCCAGGACATGTTTATGCGGGTCTTTTATCCGCCTATTCAATACTTCGCATTATGGGCACACGGCAATTGGGATTTGGCTTGTATGAAAGAAATGATGGCCATTGGCGTATTTTGTGATGATCACGCACTTTTCAACAAAGCTGTTGATTTTTTCTACAAGGGCCCTGGTAATGGCAGTCTACCCCATTATATTATTAATGAAACCGGGCAGGTTCAGGAAAGTGGAAGGGATCAGGCACATACGCAATTAGGGATTGGCCATTTATCAGAGATGTGTGAAATTGGCTGGAGCCAGGGCATGGATATGTACGGTGCAAACAATAACCGGCTGTTAAAAGGTTTTGAATATGCTGCAAAATACAACCTCGGCGAGGATGTGCCTTTTCAGCCTTATACAGATATAAGCGGAAGATTCCCGGCAACCCATATTTCTGATAACGGGCGGGGAAAGTTGCGCTCGATATATGAAATGGTGCTGAATCATTATAAATACAGGGCAAAATTGCCTGCCGGTGAATATAAATACACGCAAATGGCCGCCGACAAATTAAGGCCAGAAGGAGCGGGGTTCAATGCTGATAATCCTGGCTATGGCACCCTGTTATTTTCATTGCAAGCGAATTAA
- a CDS encoding right-handed parallel beta-helix repeat-containing protein: MKMQTAFIKPIIFTLFWGIACLMPFAVLANPRSIYVAKSGNDKNSGNASSPVLTITKAESIALPGDRIIIYKGTYREMVIFHKGGSPGAAISYSASPGEEVIIKGSERVRTWVKAHGRTWRATINDDFFNGTNPFKEWINRDSSYRHLGEVYLDNKLLNEQKMKGDVERVIYSWFTSQENGKTIITANFGANDPNQKLTEINVRPSAFAAEKPGISFIVIDGLKIAQIASAPAFVNGVQPGAINANGGTHWVIKNCSLSYCKSVAISIGQTGHDYPGSSPGNPEYRDLSQDISTVGHDTITHNHISYCGQAGIFGLLHGTQSIIADNLIEDINSNNDFPGNEIAGIRLALAVDVLISHNLIRRVHGTGYGIYLGPLFQGARISRNVITETSQSAIYLYNSHGPALFDNNIISGPGKSTGEGVKMISAEGNVFVQNLFYDCAFINQKVPGRTFATSNFLPHSLVIKQTIPALAMDDRWYSNVFVKSGLDKLNNDPDCLADYNAYIQGALPTAWGDKQSHTIAANAGFALINTANSAKLMLDLKAIPKVTCPVLSPEYIGFFALSKQYLEYSNGKAITINEDFKHKPKDALSGFPGPFYQYWATSDNNQTLLFAY; this comes from the coding sequence ATGAAAATGCAAACCGCTTTCATAAAACCAATAATATTCACCTTATTTTGGGGTATAGCCTGCCTGATGCCATTTGCTGTGTTAGCGAATCCAAGGAGCATCTATGTAGCAAAATCCGGCAACGATAAAAATTCAGGTAATGCAAGTTCTCCCGTACTAACCATTACAAAGGCCGAATCTATAGCTCTTCCCGGCGACAGAATTATTATATATAAGGGAACTTACCGTGAAATGGTCATTTTCCATAAAGGCGGCTCGCCAGGCGCAGCAATTTCTTATAGCGCCTCACCGGGTGAGGAGGTTATCATCAAAGGTTCTGAAAGGGTACGAACATGGGTAAAGGCACATGGCCGCACATGGCGTGCGACGATTAATGACGATTTTTTTAATGGAACTAATCCGTTTAAAGAATGGATCAACCGTGATTCTTCCTACCGGCATTTAGGCGAGGTTTATCTGGATAACAAACTACTTAACGAGCAAAAGATGAAGGGCGATGTTGAACGGGTGATCTACAGCTGGTTTACCAGCCAGGAAAATGGTAAAACCATCATCACTGCGAATTTCGGTGCAAATGACCCCAATCAGAAATTGACAGAGATCAATGTAAGACCCTCAGCCTTCGCCGCGGAAAAACCGGGAATAAGTTTTATAGTTATTGATGGTTTGAAGATCGCTCAGATTGCCAGCGCGCCTGCCTTTGTTAATGGTGTGCAGCCGGGCGCTATCAATGCAAATGGTGGTACGCATTGGGTCATAAAAAATTGTTCACTCAGCTATTGTAAATCTGTAGCGATCTCTATTGGGCAAACAGGACATGATTACCCCGGTTCCAGTCCGGGAAATCCGGAATATCGTGATCTTTCACAGGATATCTCAACTGTTGGTCATGATACCATCACCCACAATCATATATCCTATTGCGGGCAGGCCGGGATATTTGGCCTGCTGCATGGCACACAAAGTATAATTGCCGATAATTTGATTGAAGATATCAACTCAAACAATGACTTTCCGGGCAATGAGATAGCAGGCATTCGGCTTGCGCTTGCCGTGGATGTCTTGATCAGCCATAACCTGATCCGCAGGGTACATGGCACGGGCTATGGCATTTATCTTGGTCCGCTTTTTCAGGGGGCACGTATTAGCCGTAATGTCATCACCGAAACCAGTCAAAGCGCAATTTACTTGTATAATAGCCATGGCCCCGCGTTATTCGATAACAATATCATATCAGGCCCCGGAAAATCAACCGGTGAAGGCGTAAAAATGATTAGTGCAGAAGGTAATGTATTTGTTCAGAACTTATTTTATGACTGCGCTTTTATCAATCAAAAAGTACCGGGGCGTACATTTGCTACCAGTAATTTTTTGCCGCATTCGCTGGTCATCAAACAAACCATACCCGCACTGGCGATGGATGACCGCTGGTACAGTAATGTGTTTGTAAAGAGTGGCCTTGATAAGCTCAATAATGACCCGGATTGCCTTGCTGATTACAACGCCTATATACAGGGTGCGTTGCCAACTGCCTGGGGAGATAAGCAAAGTCACACTATAGCAGCAAACGCAGGCTTTGCACTGATCAATACCGCTAATTCTGCAAAATTGATGCTGGATCTGAAAGCCATACCGAAAGTTACCTGCCCAGTACTTAGCCCCGAGTATATTGGGTTCTTCGCCCTTAGTAAGCAATATCTTGAATACTCCAATGGGAAAGCCATCACGATAAATGAAGACTTTAAACATAAGCCAAAGGATGCATTATCAGGTTTCCCCGGTCCGTTTTATCAATATTGGGCAACCTCGGATAACAATCAAACATTATTATTCGCTTATTAA